One genomic window of Streptomyces sp. WP-1 includes the following:
- a CDS encoding Ms4533A family Cys-rich leader peptide codes for MWSSHAVSFSAAIELALIGVTALCVADIHCR; via the coding sequence ATGTGGTCTAGTCATGCCGTCTCCTTCAGCGCCGCCATCGAGCTGGCGCTGATCGGCGTGACCGCGCTCTGCGTGGCCGACATCCACTGTCGCTGA
- a CDS encoding ABC transporter permease, with product MTESPLATPAAGTDTSVPAAPGARRFWRRLRAQRAALVAAAVVALLVLVALFAPLLTALEGQDPFTYHPSLIDSARGGVPVGSLGGIGAEHWLGVEPQTGRDLFARLVYGARVSLGVALAATVIQIAIGVAVGVAAALGNQWIDQVLSRITDIIVAMPLMIMSLALLAVVPASFPRPVLVTLVLGLIGWGGIAKIVRAQALSLKGLDYVSAARLSGWRTWRIAHRELLPGLAAPIITYAALLVPSNISAESALSFLGVGVKPPTPSWGQMLTAADVWYQAAPQYLLLPAGALFVTILALTVFGDGVRTALDPRAASRLRVGTGRKEKDTAGDAIKPAEDAIKPAEDATKKEATA from the coding sequence GTGACCGAGTCACCCCTCGCCACCCCGGCCGCCGGGACGGACACCTCCGTCCCGGCGGCGCCGGGGGCGCGCCGGTTCTGGCGGCGGCTGCGGGCGCAGCGCGCCGCCCTGGTCGCCGCGGCCGTCGTCGCGCTGCTCGTCCTGGTCGCGCTCTTCGCGCCGCTGCTCACCGCCCTGGAGGGCCAGGACCCCTTCACCTATCACCCGTCCCTGATCGACTCCGCGCGCGGCGGCGTGCCGGTCGGCTCCCTCGGCGGCATCGGCGCGGAGCACTGGCTGGGCGTCGAACCCCAGACCGGCCGCGACCTGTTCGCCCGCCTGGTCTACGGCGCCCGGGTCTCGCTCGGCGTCGCCCTGGCGGCCACCGTCATCCAGATCGCCATCGGCGTGGCCGTCGGCGTGGCGGCCGCGCTCGGCAATCAATGGATTGATCAAGTGTTGAGCCGGATCACGGACATCATCGTCGCCATGCCGCTGATGATCATGTCGCTGGCGCTGCTGGCGGTCGTCCCGGCGAGCTTCCCGCGGCCCGTCCTGGTCACCCTCGTCCTCGGCCTGATCGGCTGGGGCGGCATCGCGAAGATCGTGCGCGCGCAGGCCCTGTCCCTGAAGGGCCTCGACTACGTCTCCGCCGCCCGGCTCAGCGGCTGGCGGACCTGGCGGATCGCCCACCGGGAGCTGCTGCCCGGCCTCGCCGCGCCCATCATCACGTACGCCGCGCTCCTCGTGCCCTCGAACATCTCGGCGGAATCGGCCCTGTCCTTCCTCGGCGTCGGCGTCAAGCCGCCCACGCCCTCCTGGGGACAGATGCTCACCGCCGCCGACGTCTGGTACCAGGCCGCCCCGCAGTACCTGCTGCTGCCGGCCGGCGCCCTGTTCGTCACCATCCTCGCCCTCACCGTGTTCGGCGACGGCGTGCGCACCGCGCTCGACCCCCGCGCCGCCTCCCGGCTGCGGGTCGGCACCGGCCGCAAGGAGAAGGACACGGCCGGGGACGCGATCAAGCCGGCCGAGGACGCGATCAAGCCGGCCGAGGACGCGACCAAGAAGGAGGCGACCGCATGA
- a CDS encoding DUF3492 domain-containing protein, translating into MRTGLLTEGGYPYASGDAGLWCDRLVRGLGQHEFDLYALSRSRHQEEQGLLPLPPQVTRVRTAPLWTAEVAGGAVGYGRRARRRFTEHYGELAAAMCTAADGGGGTAADHSASGAVADRFANALYGLAELAREAGGLGAALRSDLAVRTLERACRAPGAPRTAREARVADLLTVTGHLERALRPLSLDWYGEDALGAADLCHATSGGPAALPGLLARHFCGVPLLVTEYGVHLRAQYLDRGPGTAPAVRALLAAFHGRLATEIYRRAEILTPGNAHARRWQERCGADRARIRTVYPGMAADGFTEAGESPERADADTLVWVGRVEPAKDLVSLLHAFAEVRRREPGARLRIVGSPGGSEGAAYLGHCQALAAQLFPDEAEGAHAVGCNPVSFDEIGSPDAPTLPEVYASGAVVVLSSVVEGFPTGLIEAMFCGRATVSTDAGAVVEVIGGTGLVVPPRNPRALADACLALLRDPERRARLGAAARARALELFTVEQNIAAFHGIYLEIVSHCPVRRDLLDASGAPLPFAAPAESHVPAHWPATPTWALPTTEPAR; encoded by the coding sequence GTGCGCACGGGACTGCTGACGGAAGGCGGCTATCCGTATGCGAGCGGCGACGCCGGCCTCTGGTGCGACCGGCTGGTGCGCGGGCTCGGGCAGCACGAGTTCGACCTCTACGCGCTCAGCCGCAGCAGGCACCAGGAGGAACAGGGACTGCTCCCGCTCCCGCCCCAGGTGACCCGGGTCCGCACGGCACCGCTGTGGACGGCCGAGGTCGCCGGCGGGGCGGTCGGGTACGGACGGCGCGCGCGCCGGCGCTTCACCGAGCACTACGGCGAACTGGCCGCCGCGATGTGCACGGCGGCGGACGGCGGCGGGGGTACGGCCGCCGACCACAGCGCCTCCGGTGCCGTGGCGGACCGTTTCGCCAACGCCCTGTACGGGCTCGCCGAACTCGCCCGCGAGGCCGGCGGACTCGGCGCGGCGCTCCGCTCCGACCTCGCCGTCCGCACCCTGGAGCGCGCCTGCCGCGCGCCCGGCGCGCCGCGCACGGCGCGCGAGGCGCGCGTGGCCGACCTGCTCACCGTCACCGGCCACCTCGAACGCGCCCTGCGCCCCCTCTCCCTCGACTGGTACGGCGAGGACGCGCTCGGCGCGGCCGACCTCTGCCACGCCACGTCCGGCGGTCCCGCCGCCCTCCCCGGGCTGCTCGCCCGGCACTTCTGCGGGGTGCCCCTGCTGGTCACCGAGTACGGCGTCCATCTGCGCGCCCAGTACCTGGACCGGGGGCCCGGTACGGCGCCCGCGGTGCGCGCCCTGCTCGCCGCGTTCCACGGGCGGCTCGCCACCGAGATCTACCGGCGCGCCGAGATCCTCACCCCGGGCAACGCGCACGCCCGCCGCTGGCAGGAGCGGTGCGGGGCGGACCGGGCCAGGATCCGCACCGTGTACCCGGGCATGGCGGCCGACGGCTTCACCGAGGCCGGCGAGTCACCGGAGCGCGCGGACGCGGACACCCTGGTCTGGGTCGGGCGCGTCGAACCCGCCAAGGACCTCGTCTCCCTGCTGCACGCCTTCGCCGAGGTGCGCAGGCGGGAGCCCGGGGCACGGCTGCGGATCGTCGGCTCGCCGGGCGGATCCGAGGGGGCGGCGTATCTCGGGCACTGCCAGGCGCTCGCCGCGCAGCTCTTCCCGGACGAGGCGGAGGGGGCGCACGCGGTCGGCTGCAACCCGGTCTCCTTCGACGAGATCGGCAGCCCGGACGCCCCCACGCTGCCCGAGGTGTACGCCTCCGGTGCCGTCGTCGTGCTCTCCAGCGTGGTGGAGGGGTTCCCCACCGGGCTCATCGAGGCCATGTTCTGCGGCCGGGCGACCGTTTCGACGGACGCCGGCGCGGTGGTCGAGGTGATCGGCGGTACGGGGCTGGTCGTGCCCCCGCGCAATCCGCGGGCGCTCGCCGATGCGTGCCTGGCGCTGTTGCGCGACCCCGAGCGCCGTGCGCGGCTCGGTGCGGCGGCGCGCGCCCGGGCGCTGGAGCTGTTCACCGTCGAGCAGAACATCGCGGCGTTCCACGGCATCTACCTGGAGATCGTCTCGCACTGCCCGGTCCGCCGCGACCTCCTCGACGCGTCCGGCGCGCCGCTGCCCTTCGCCGCCCCCGCCGAATCCCACGTCCCCGCCCACTGGCCCGCCACCCCCACCTGGGCCCTCCCGACCACGGAGCCAGCCCGATGA
- a CDS encoding ABC transporter permease, translating to MSGFGGFLLRRAVGAVVTLLAVSVIVYVVFYVTPGNVAQITCGPRCSPAQVHQVAEQLHLGDPLYVRYWHFLQGLLAGQDFSTGTSVEHCAAPCLGQSYQTGQQVLDIILGKLPVSLSLVLGGMVLWLALGVGTGVLSAWRRGRVSERVLTAITLAGTATPVFVIGLVLMIIICGELQLLPFPEYVAFTDDPEQWAWNLLLPWLSLALIEAATFARLTRAAMLETLAEDHVRTFRAYGVGERAIVGRHALRGAFAPVIALNANNVGSAVGGAVLTETLFGLPGIGQELVHAVKVVDLPVVVGMVLVIAFFVVLANAVADVLYAVADRRVVLA from the coding sequence ATGAGCGGCTTCGGCGGATTCCTGCTGCGCCGGGCCGTGGGCGCGGTCGTCACCCTGCTCGCCGTCTCGGTCATCGTCTACGTCGTCTTCTACGTCACCCCCGGCAACGTCGCCCAGATCACCTGCGGCCCGCGCTGCTCGCCCGCCCAGGTGCACCAGGTCGCCGAACAGCTGCACCTCGGCGACCCCCTCTACGTGCGCTACTGGCACTTCCTCCAGGGCCTCCTCGCCGGCCAGGACTTCTCCACCGGCACCTCCGTGGAGCACTGCGCGGCGCCCTGCCTCGGGCAGTCGTACCAGACCGGACAGCAGGTCCTGGACATCATCCTGGGCAAGCTCCCGGTCAGCCTCTCGCTGGTCCTCGGCGGCATGGTGCTGTGGCTCGCCCTCGGCGTCGGCACCGGCGTCCTCTCCGCCTGGCGGCGCGGCCGCGTCTCGGAGCGGGTGCTCACCGCGATCACCCTCGCGGGCACCGCCACCCCGGTGTTCGTCATCGGCCTGGTGCTGATGATCATCATCTGCGGCGAACTCCAGCTGCTGCCCTTCCCGGAGTACGTCGCCTTCACCGACGACCCCGAGCAGTGGGCCTGGAACCTGCTGCTGCCCTGGCTGTCGCTGGCCCTGATCGAGGCCGCGACCTTCGCCCGGCTGACCCGCGCCGCGATGCTGGAGACCCTCGCCGAGGACCACGTGCGGACCTTCCGGGCGTACGGCGTCGGCGAGCGGGCCATCGTCGGACGGCACGCCCTGCGCGGCGCGTTCGCCCCGGTCATCGCGCTCAACGCCAACAACGTCGGCTCCGCCGTCGGCGGCGCCGTCCTCACCGAGACCCTGTTCGGGCTGCCCGGCATCGGCCAGGAACTGGTGCACGCGGTGAAGGTCGTCGACCTGCCGGTGGTCGTCGGCATGGTCCTCGTCATCGCGTTCTTCGTGGTGCTCGCCAACGCCGTCGCGGACGTGCTGTACGCGGTGGCCGACCGACGGGTGGTGCTCGCATGA
- a CDS encoding ABC transporter substrate-binding protein produces the protein MRQPSVIARRVAAASVSLVVAAGAAACGPKDSGAKGSGGDSTPHKGGTLTVLNSEPQTDFDPARLYTSGGGNVPSLVFRTLTTRNRADGAAGAKVVPDLATDTGRPNKDATVWTYTLKKGLKYEDGTPITSADIKYGIERSFAPELSGGAPYLRDWLTGAADYQGPYKDKKGLSAIGTPDERTIVFHLNKPEGEFPFLATQTQFAPVPKAKDTGTKYEEHPVSSGPYEVVKNENDGEHVLLKRNPNWSAATDDQRKAYPDTIDVRSGLDSSVIDQRLSASQGADAAAVTTDTNLGPAELAKVTGDKELAARVGTGHFGYTNYIAFNPKVKPFDNPKVREAIAYAVDRSSVVNAAGGSALAEPATTFLPNQKSFGYTPYDPFPAGASGNPAKAKELLAQAGYKNGLTVTLTHSNAKDFATSPEIATALQDALKKAGITVKLQGLEDNDYRDTVHSVKTEPGFFLAGWGADWPSGGPFLAPIFDGRQIVKDGANFNASQLDDKSVNDEIDSINKLTDLDAAAKRWGALDRKIGEKAVVVPLFHPVYKRLVGKDIRNVVISDWTGVLDISQVAVK, from the coding sequence ATGCGTCAACCGTCCGTCATAGCGCGCCGCGTGGCAGCGGCATCCGTCAGCCTGGTCGTGGCCGCGGGCGCCGCCGCCTGCGGTCCGAAGGACAGCGGTGCGAAGGGCTCCGGTGGCGACTCCACGCCCCACAAGGGCGGCACGCTCACGGTCCTGAACTCCGAACCGCAGACCGATTTCGACCCCGCGCGGCTGTACACCTCGGGCGGCGGAAACGTCCCCTCGCTGGTCTTCCGCACCCTGACCACGCGCAACCGGGCGGACGGCGCGGCCGGCGCCAAGGTCGTGCCGGACCTCGCCACCGACACCGGGCGCCCCAACAAGGACGCGACCGTGTGGACGTACACCCTGAAGAAGGGCCTGAAGTACGAGGACGGCACCCCGATCACCTCGGCCGACATCAAGTACGGCATCGAGCGCTCCTTCGCCCCCGAGCTGTCCGGCGGCGCCCCCTACCTGCGCGACTGGCTGACCGGCGCGGCCGACTACCAGGGGCCGTACAAGGACAAGAAGGGCCTGTCGGCGATCGGGACGCCGGACGAGCGGACCATCGTCTTCCATCTGAACAAGCCCGAGGGCGAGTTCCCGTTCCTGGCCACCCAGACGCAGTTCGCGCCCGTGCCCAAGGCCAAGGACACCGGCACCAAGTACGAGGAACACCCGGTCTCGTCCGGCCCCTACGAGGTCGTGAAGAACGAGAACGACGGCGAGCACGTGCTGCTCAAGCGCAACCCGAACTGGTCGGCGGCCACCGACGACCAGCGCAAGGCGTACCCGGACACCATCGACGTGCGCTCCGGCCTCGACTCCTCGGTGATCGACCAGCGGCTCTCCGCGTCCCAGGGCGCGGACGCCGCCGCCGTCACCACGGACACCAACCTCGGCCCGGCCGAGCTGGCCAAGGTGACCGGCGACAAGGAGCTGGCCGCGCGCGTGGGCACCGGCCACTTCGGCTACACGAACTACATCGCGTTCAACCCGAAGGTGAAGCCGTTCGACAACCCCAAGGTGCGCGAGGCCATCGCCTACGCCGTCGACCGCTCCTCGGTGGTCAACGCGGCCGGCGGCAGCGCGCTCGCCGAGCCCGCCACGACCTTCCTGCCCAACCAGAAGTCCTTCGGGTACACGCCGTACGACCCGTTCCCGGCGGGCGCGTCCGGCAACCCGGCGAAGGCCAAGGAGCTGCTGGCGCAGGCCGGTTACAAGAACGGGCTCACCGTCACCCTGACGCACTCCAACGCCAAGGACTTCGCGACCAGCCCGGAGATCGCCACCGCCCTCCAGGACGCCCTCAAGAAGGCCGGCATCACGGTCAAGCTCCAGGGCCTGGAGGACAACGACTACCGGGACACCGTCCACAGCGTGAAGACCGAGCCCGGCTTCTTCCTCGCCGGCTGGGGCGCCGACTGGCCCTCCGGCGGTCCCTTCCTCGCCCCGATCTTCGACGGCCGGCAGATCGTCAAGGACGGCGCGAACTTCAACGCGAGCCAGCTCGACGACAAGTCGGTCAATGACGAGATTGACTCGATCAACAAGTTGACCGACCTCGACGCGGCCGCCAAGCGCTGGGGCGCCCTGGACAGGAAGATCGGTGAGAAGGCCGTCGTGGTGCCGCTGTTCCACCCCGTCTACAAGCGCCTGGTCGGCAAGGACATCCGCAATGTCGTCATCAGCGACTGGACCGGCGTGCTGGACATCTCCCAGGTCGCGGTGAAGTGA
- a CDS encoding spherulation-specific family 4 protein, whose amino-acid sequence MPHLTSTGGTEGTAGATGTAVRTAIGVPGYAHPLVAPAQWAALARPGTPLDWVALDVAGGPGARPDPHCLTAAQALHHAGTRVLGRLDLAQGVRAHADLVRDAHRYLDWYRVDGFLLDRCPIGRAELDGVRRVLADLRTITGTAHLVLGHGTHPHPGYAEHADQLVTFAGSWSDYRWSQVAEWTADHPPERFCHFVHSVPRGHLEEALRVARWQGAATIYFTDRTGGRGSGDPWEAMPGYWDDIVSRLGTGVSE is encoded by the coding sequence GTGCCGCATCTGACCAGCACCGGCGGTACCGAGGGCACGGCGGGCGCCACCGGCACCGCCGTACGCACCGCCATCGGCGTCCCCGGCTACGCCCACCCCCTCGTCGCCCCCGCCCAGTGGGCCGCGCTCGCCCGCCCCGGCACCCCGCTGGACTGGGTGGCCCTCGACGTGGCCGGCGGCCCCGGCGCCCGCCCCGATCCGCACTGCCTGACGGCGGCGCAGGCGCTGCACCACGCGGGGACGCGCGTCCTCGGCCGCCTCGACCTCGCGCAGGGCGTCCGCGCCCACGCCGACCTGGTCCGCGACGCCCACCGCTACCTCGACTGGTACCGGGTCGACGGCTTCCTCCTCGACCGCTGCCCCATCGGCCGCGCCGAACTCGACGGGGTCCGCCGGGTGCTCGCGGACCTGCGGACGATCACCGGCACCGCCCATCTCGTCCTCGGCCACGGCACCCACCCGCACCCGGGCTACGCCGAGCACGCCGACCAGCTGGTGACCTTCGCGGGCTCCTGGTCCGACTACCGCTGGTCGCAGGTCGCGGAGTGGACGGCCGACCATCCGCCCGAGCGGTTCTGCCACTTCGTGCACAGCGTGCCGCGCGGGCATCTGGAGGAGGCGCTGCGCGTCGCGCGCTGGCAGGGCGCGGCCACGATCTACTTCACGGACCGCACCGGAGGCCGTGGTTCCGGGGACCCCTGGGAGGCGATGCCCGGCTACTGGGACGACATCGTCTCGCGCCTCGGAACAGGTGTCTCGGAATGA
- a CDS encoding DUF3152 domain-containing protein: MGRHSRRGPAEPVARDEGPEIAAKSERGAAGRGAPRLPEGTPDHGVPRSPERAAGRGAPRGPEGSAGLGAPGGSEGAPGRGAVRGPEGSAGRGAVRGSEGTPARGVSRVPDGTPARGVTEFSDGTPAHGVPRAGGGAARGGHPEQREPGGGWGDFPEPTGSGTGVHEVVLPRQRKAGPAEPGGAGGPGGSARHAGPAGRGPRQDYLDAFDGGGGKAGGVRTAEQPAEEPGPKPEPEPEPKAKPQPKSGPGATAETPVAGADKATLPARRGNKGRAFTGIAAAAVTTVLAVVVAGQVTESRDSGARTGHTAQDQGADAHAGAAAKPSAVPLTYEQKMDRTYPLGATLKASGTFDTVPGFDKAPGTGQKYRYRVDIEQGLGLDGALFAEAVQKTLNDDRSWGHGGTRTFERISSGKPDFVITLASPGTTATWCAKSGLDTTEDNVSCDSAATQRVMINAYRWAQGSKTYGDKIHMYRQMLINHEVGHRLGHNHVTCEKSGELAPVMQQQTKFLDHDGIHCLPNAWPYTRS, encoded by the coding sequence GTGGGACGCCACAGCCGCCGAGGACCGGCCGAACCGGTCGCGAGGGACGAGGGTCCGGAGATAGCGGCGAAGAGTGAGCGGGGGGCGGCGGGCCGCGGGGCGCCGAGACTGCCTGAAGGGACGCCGGACCACGGTGTGCCGAGGTCCCCGGAGAGAGCGGCGGGGCGTGGTGCGCCGCGTGGTCCTGAGGGGTCGGCGGGGCTTGGCGCCCCGGGTGGTTCCGAGGGGGCTCCGGGCCGTGGTGCCGTGCGTGGTCCTGAGGGGTCGGCGGGGCGTGGTGCCGTGCGTGGGTCCGAGGGGACTCCGGCCCGTGGTGTTTCGCGGGTGCCCGACGGCACGCCCGCCCGTGGGGTTACCGAGTTCTCCGACGGCACGCCCGCGCACGGCGTGCCGCGCGCCGGTGGGGGTGCCGCGCGGGGCGGGCATCCCGAGCAGCGGGAACCCGGTGGCGGCTGGGGGGATTTCCCGGAGCCGACCGGGTCCGGGACCGGTGTGCACGAAGTCGTGCTGCCCCGGCAGCGGAAGGCGGGACCCGCCGAGCCGGGTGGGGCAGGTGGGCCAGGTGGTTCTGCCAGGCATGCCGGGCCTGCCGGGCGTGGGCCCCGGCAGGACTACCTGGACGCTTTCGACGGCGGCGGCGGAAAAGCCGGAGGCGTCCGTACGGCTGAGCAGCCGGCCGAGGAGCCGGGACCGAAGCCGGAGCCGGAGCCGGAGCCGAAGGCGAAGCCGCAGCCGAAGTCGGGGCCAGGGGCGACGGCCGAGACGCCCGTCGCCGGTGCGGACAAGGCGACCCTGCCCGCGCGGCGCGGGAACAAGGGGCGGGCCTTCACCGGTATCGCCGCGGCCGCCGTCACCACCGTGCTCGCGGTGGTCGTCGCCGGACAGGTGACCGAGAGCCGCGACAGCGGCGCGCGGACCGGGCACACCGCGCAGGACCAGGGTGCCGACGCGCACGCCGGGGCCGCCGCGAAGCCGAGCGCGGTGCCGCTGACGTACGAGCAGAAGATGGACCGCACGTATCCGCTGGGCGCCACCCTGAAGGCGTCCGGGACCTTCGACACCGTCCCCGGGTTCGACAAGGCGCCCGGCACCGGTCAGAAGTACCGCTACCGGGTCGACATCGAGCAGGGACTCGGCCTGGACGGCGCGCTGTTCGCCGAGGCCGTGCAGAAGACGCTGAACGACGACCGGAGTTGGGGCCACGGCGGCACCCGTACCTTCGAGCGGATCTCCTCCGGCAAACCCGACTTCGTGATCACCCTGGCCAGCCCCGGCACCACCGCCACCTGGTGCGCGAAATCCGGCCTGGACACCACCGAGGACAACGTCTCCTGCGACTCGGCCGCCACCCAGCGCGTGATGATCAATGCGTACCGGTGGGCTCAAGGAAGCAAGACATATGGCGACAAAATCCATATGTACCGGCAAATGTTGATCAACCATGAGGTCGGCCACCGGCTCGGCCACAACCACGTCACCTGCGAGAAGAGCGGCGAACTGGCGCCGGTCATGCAGCAGCAGACCAAGTTCCTCGACCACGACGGGATCCACTGTCTGCCCAACGCCTGGCCCTATACCAGGAGTTGA
- a CDS encoding NAD(P)-dependent oxidoreductase: MRVLLIGANGYLGRFVAERLLADPAVQLTALGRGDDADVRFDLATGSPGALTRFLGAVHPGVVINCAGATRGGARELTRHNTVAVATVCEALRRSGCGARLVQIGCGAEYGPSQPGSSTAEDAVPRPGGPYGVSKLAATELVLGSGLDAVVLRVFSPCGPGTPAGSPLGRLAEAMRRAMQSGDGELKLAGLGVQRDFVDVRDVARAVHAASLSAAQGVINIGSGRAVRLRDAAGTLARVAGYGGALHELDAPPGALRGGLGHPRAETEHTAPAAFPYPDGCGSWQQADVRTARDRLGWRPRIGLEESLADIWMEAACRI, translated from the coding sequence ATGAGGGTCCTGCTGATCGGAGCCAATGGTTACCTCGGCCGGTTCGTGGCGGAGCGGCTGCTCGCCGACCCCGCCGTACAGCTCACCGCGCTCGGGCGGGGCGACGACGCGGACGTCCGGTTCGACCTCGCCACCGGCAGCCCCGGCGCGCTCACCCGGTTCCTGGGGGCGGTGCACCCCGGGGTCGTCATCAACTGCGCCGGCGCCACCCGTGGCGGCGCCCGCGAGCTGACCCGGCACAACACCGTCGCCGTGGCCACGGTGTGCGAGGCACTGCGGCGCAGCGGCTGCGGCGCGCGGCTGGTGCAGATCGGCTGCGGCGCGGAGTACGGCCCCAGCCAGCCCGGCTCGTCCACGGCCGAGGACGCCGTACCGCGGCCCGGCGGCCCCTACGGCGTCAGCAAGCTCGCCGCCACCGAACTCGTCCTCGGCTCCGGCCTGGACGCCGTCGTGCTGCGCGTCTTCTCGCCCTGCGGCCCCGGTACCCCGGCCGGCTCCCCGCTCGGCCGGCTCGCCGAGGCGATGCGCCGCGCGATGCAGTCGGGCGACGGAGAGCTGAAGCTCGCCGGACTCGGGGTGCAGCGCGACTTCGTGGACGTACGCGATGTCGCCCGCGCCGTGCACGCCGCCTCGCTCTCCGCCGCGCAGGGCGTCATCAACATCGGCTCGGGCCGCGCCGTACGGCTGCGGGACGCCGCCGGGACCCTCGCCCGGGTGGCCGGCTACGGCGGCGCGCTGCACGAACTCGACGCCCCGCCCGGCGCGTTGCGCGGCGGCCTCGGCCACCCCCGGGCCGAGACGGAGCACACCGCACCGGCCGCCTTCCCCTACCCGGACGGCTGCGGCAGCTGGCAGCAGGCCGATGTGCGCACCGCGCGCGACCGGCTCGGCTGGCGGCCGCGCATCGGCCTCGAAGAGTCCCTGGCCGACATCTGGATGGAGGCGGCGTGCCGCATCTGA
- a CDS encoding ABC transporter ATP-binding protein yields the protein MSLVEVSGLSVEFGALRAVDGLSFSLAEGGALALVGESGSGKSTVAGALLGLHRGTGARVGGTVRVAGTDVQAATEQELRRLRGARAAMVFQDPLSSLDPYYAIGDQIAEVYRVHTRATRRAARARAVEVLDRVGIPDAARRARSRPHEFSGGMRQRALIAMALACEPELLIADEPTTALDVTVQAQILDLLHTLRTETGMGLLLVTHDVGVAAESVDEVLVMRHGRAVEHGPVGTVLAAPRKSYTRELLDAVPRVETRRTGAPATGEVVLEATGLRREFGRGKRAFAAVDDVSLTVRRGETLGVVGESGSGKTTLGRMLVGLLDPTAGRIRYAGEPHTGVNPAVQMVFQDPVSSLNPRRSVGESIADPLRARGEKGAGTEERIRGRVTELLERVGLEGAHYDRYPHEFSGGQRQRIGIARALAADPRVIVCDEPVSALDVTTQAQVVALLGELQRELGLALVFIAHDLAVVRQVSDRLAVMRRGRLIEYGPADEVYDNPREEYTRQLLAAVPALDPELAARRRAARGEPAAA from the coding sequence ATGAGCCTCGTGGAAGTGTCCGGCCTGAGCGTCGAGTTCGGCGCGCTGCGGGCCGTCGACGGGCTCTCCTTCAGCCTGGCCGAGGGCGGCGCGCTGGCCCTGGTCGGCGAGTCCGGCTCCGGCAAGTCCACGGTCGCGGGCGCCCTGCTGGGCCTGCACCGCGGCACCGGCGCCCGGGTCGGCGGCACCGTGCGCGTTGCCGGCACCGACGTCCAGGCGGCCACCGAGCAGGAGCTGCGGCGGCTGCGCGGGGCCAGGGCCGCCATGGTCTTCCAGGACCCGCTGTCCTCGCTCGACCCCTACTACGCCATCGGCGACCAGATCGCCGAGGTGTACCGGGTGCACACCCGCGCCACGCGCCGCGCCGCCCGCGCGCGTGCCGTCGAGGTCCTGGACCGGGTGGGCATCCCGGACGCCGCCCGGCGCGCCCGCTCGCGCCCGCACGAGTTCAGCGGCGGCATGCGCCAGCGCGCGCTCATCGCCATGGCGCTCGCCTGTGAGCCCGAACTGCTGATCGCCGACGAGCCCACCACCGCGCTCGACGTCACCGTGCAGGCCCAGATCCTGGACCTGCTGCACACCCTGCGCACGGAGACCGGCATGGGTCTGCTGCTGGTCACCCACGACGTGGGCGTGGCCGCCGAGAGCGTCGACGAGGTACTGGTCATGCGGCACGGCCGGGCCGTCGAGCACGGTCCCGTCGGGACGGTCCTCGCGGCGCCCCGCAAGTCGTACACCCGCGAACTCCTCGACGCCGTCCCGCGCGTGGAGACCCGCCGCACCGGCGCCCCGGCCACCGGCGAGGTGGTCCTGGAGGCCACCGGTCTGCGGCGCGAGTTCGGGCGCGGCAAGCGGGCGTTCGCGGCCGTGGACGACGTCTCGCTGACCGTGCGCAGGGGCGAGACCCTCGGCGTCGTCGGCGAGAGCGGCAGCGGCAAGACCACCCTCGGCCGGATGCTGGTCGGCCTGCTGGACCCCACCGCGGGCCGGATCCGCTACGCGGGCGAGCCGCACACCGGGGTGAACCCGGCCGTCCAGATGGTCTTCCAGGACCCCGTCTCCTCCCTCAACCCCCGCCGCAGCGTGGGCGAGTCCATCGCCGACCCGCTGCGCGCCCGGGGCGAGAAGGGCGCGGGGACCGAGGAGCGGATCAGGGGGCGGGTGACGGAACTGCTGGAGCGCGTGGGGCTCGAAGGGGCGCATTACGACCGCTACCCGCACGAGTTCAGCGGGGGCCAGCGCCAGCGCATCGGCATCGCCCGCGCGCTGGCCGCCGACCCGCGCGTCATCGTCTGCGACGAACCCGTCTCCGCGCTCGACGTCACCACCCAGGCCCAGGTGGTCGCCCTGCTCGGCGAGTTGCAGCGGGAACTCGGCCTCGCGCTGGTCTTCATCGCGCACGACCTCGCCGTCGTCCGCCAGGTCAGCGACCGGCTCGCGGTGATGCGCCGGGGCCGGCTGATCGAGTACGGCCCCGCCGACGAGGTCTACGACAACCCGCGCGAGGAGTACACCCGGCAGCTGCTGGCCGCCGTACCCGCCCTCGATCCGGAGCTGGCGGCCCGGCGCCGGGCCGCGCGCGGCGAACCGGCGGCGGCCTGA